The following nucleotide sequence is from Calditerricola satsumensis.
GCGTCTTTCGGCGCGACGTCGACGTGCGCACGATCCGGATGATGATCTTTGGCACGCTCGACGAAACGGCGACGTCGTGGGTGATGAAAAAGGGAAAATTCGATCTCCTCGCGCAGGTCGATCCGATTCACCGCCTGCTGCTGTCTGCGTTGCGCAAGTCCGAACAACGGGAGGAGGAAACGGCGTGACCCTGACGCGATTTGCAGTAGAAAGGGAAGAGCGGGTGGCCATCGTGACCCTCGACCATCCGCCGGCCAACACGCTCGACACGGCGGCCATCGCCGAGTTGGGGCGCGTGCTGGAGGAGCTGGAAGCCGACGCGGCGGTCAAGGTGGTGGTGCTGACCGGGGCGGGGCGGTTTTTTGCAGCCGGCGCCGACATCAAGGAGTTTGTCGGGAAGACGCCGGAAGACGGGGAAGCGATGGCCCGCGCCGGCCAGAAGGTGATGGATCGCCTCGAGGCGTTTCCCAAGCCGGTCATCGCCGCGATCAACGGAGCGGCCCTCGGTGGCGGCCTCGAGCTGGCGATGGCCTGCCACATCCGCATCGCCGCCGACGTGGCCAAGCTGGGCCTGCCGGAGATCAACCTCGGCCTCATCCCCGGTTTTGGCGGCACGCAGCGCCTGCCGCGCCTCATCGGGCGGGGAAGGGCGACGGAGCTGATCCTTACCGGGGAGATGATCACGGGCGAGGAAGCGTTCCGCCTCGGCCTCGTCAACCGCGTCGTGCCCCTGGAGCGCCTGATGGACGAAGCGCGGGCGCTGGCCGAACGGATTGCCGCGAAGAGCGCCGTCACGGCTGCGCTCGCCCTCGAGGCCCTGCAGGGGGTTGAGGCGCCCTTGGCCGAGGGACTGGATCGCGAGGCGCGCCTCTTTGGCCGTGCCTTCGCCACCGCGGACAGCCGCGAAGGCGTGCAGGCGTTCCTGGAGAAGCGCCCGCCCAATTTCCGCGACCGCTGAGAGGCTTCCGGGAAGGCGATCACGCAACCAAAGGAGGAAAGGCCGATGAAGATCCTCGTCTGCCTCAAGCAAACCTTCGACACGGAAGAGAAGGTGGTCATCGAAAACGGGAAGATCAAGGAAGACGGCGTGGAATTTGTCATCAATCCCTATGACGAGTATGCCGTCGAAGAGGCGATTCAGCTGCGCGACCGCTTCGGCGGCGAGGTGACCGTGGTGAGCATCGGGCCGGATCGGGCGGAAAGCGCCCTGCGCACGGCGCTGGCCATGGGCGCCGACAAGGCCGTTCTGGTGAACGACCCGGCCCTCGACGGCGGCGACGAGGTGACGATCAGCAAGGTGCTGGCCGCCGTGGCGAAACGGACCGGTTTTGACATCATCCTGTGCGGCAACATGGCCGTCGACGACGGCTCGGCCCAGGTGGGCGCGCGGTTGGCCGAGCTCCTGGACATTCCGCAGCTGACCACCATCGTCAAGCTGGAGGTCGACGGCGGCCGCGTCTGCGCCGAGCGGGACGTGGAAGGGGACATCGAGGTCGTCGAGACGCATCTGCCCGTCCTCGTCACCTGCCAGCAAGGGCTGAACGAGCCGCGCTACCCGTCGCTGCCGGGGATTATGAAGGCGAAGAAGAAGCCCCTGGAGCGGCTCACGCTGGCCGATCTCGGGCTGGATCCGGCCCAGGTGGCGCCGAAGACGGCCGTCGTGGAGCAGTACCTGCCACCGAAGAAGCAGGCCGGGCGCATCCTGCAGGGCGAGCTGGCCGACCAGGTGAAGGAACTCGTGCACCTCTTGCGCACCGAAGCCAAGGTGATCTGAGCGAGCGGAACGCAAAGGAGGATGGATGGGATGAGCCGTACGGTCCTCGTGTTGAGCGAAGTGCGCGACGGGAAGCTGCGCAACGTCACCTATGAATGCTTGGCCGCGGCCAAGCGCATCGCCGAGGGCGGTCCGGTGGTGGCCGCCGTGTTCGGCACGAAGGCCGCCGCCTACGCGGAGGCGTTGGCCCAGCGCGGGGCGGACCGGGTGATCCGTGTCGAACACGCCGCCCTCGATGCGTACACCACCGACGCCTACGCCCAGGCCCTCATCCAGGTGATCGAAGCGGTCAAGCCCGACGCCGTCTTGCTGGGCCACACGGCGCTGGGGAAAGACCTGGCCCCGCGCGTGGCGGCGCGCCTCGATGTGGGGCTCCTTTCCGACTGCACGGATGTGGCGGTGGAAGGCGGCGAAGTGATCTTCACCCGGCCGATCTATGCGGGGAAGGCGTTCCAGAAGAAGAAGGTCCTCTCGGGCCTCCTCTTTGCCACCATCCGGCCGAACAACATTCCGCCGCTGGAGGCGGACGCGTCGCGCCAGGCGGTCGTGGAGACGCTGGGCGTGGTGATTGAGAACGTGCGCACGGAGGTCAAGGACGTCGTGCGCAAGACGGCCCAGGGCGTCGACCTGTCGGAGGCCAAGATCATCGTCTCCGGCGGCCGCGGCGTGAAGAGCGCCGAAGGGTTCAAGCCGCTGTACGAGCTGGCCGAGGTGCTCGGCGGGGTGGTGGGGGCCTCCCGCGGGGCGTGCGACGCCGGTTATTGCGATTACGCCCTGCAGATCGGGCAGACGGGGAAAGTGGTGACGCCCGACCTCTACATCGCCTGCGGCATTTCCGGGGCCATCCAGCACCTGGCCGGGATGAGCAACTCCAAGGTGATCGTGGCCATCAACAAGGACCCCGAGGCGCCCATCTTCCAGGTGGCCGATTACGGCATCGTCGGCGACCTCTTCGAAGTGGTGCCGCTCCTCACCCAGGAACTGCGCAAGGTGCTGCAGGAGGTGTGAGCCATCCGGCGGCGAAGCGGCGAACGGGTTCCGCAGTCTGAAGCCGGCTGAGCCGCCGTGAGACCAAAACCCGGACGGCTGTTGCCGCGCGATCCCTCGGGGTCGGCAACAGCCGTTTTTTTGCACCACCTGGCTGGACGGCGCGGTGCGGAACGGGGCAGGCCGCCGAGCGGAAGGATCGGAAGAGGCGCGTGGGGAAGTGGGATAACGGAGCGGAAGCGGCCCAACAGATCCGTTAGCGACGCAAGGGGGTTAAGGGTGATGGGCCAACGTTTCTGGCTGGCCATGCAGTTTTTGACGCGCGTTCCCGTTCCCCGCGGCGTGGCGTATGACGAGGCCGCCATGCGCGCCGCCGTCGGGTACTTTCCGCTCGTCGGGCTTATGCTGGGTTTGGGCTATGCCCTGGTCGATGCCGCCGGCCGCTGGCTCTTCGCTTCGCCGGCCGTCTCCAGCCTGTTTGTCGTCGGCTGCATGCTCGTGGTTACCGGCGCGCTGCACCACGACGGGCTGATGGATACCGCCGACGGCCTCCTGAGCAACAAGCCGCGGGAGGAGATGCTGGCCATCCTGCGCGACAGCCGGGTCGGGGCGATGGGCGCCTTGGCCGGCAGCTTTGCGCTCCTGGCCCACTGGGTGCTCGTGGCCGCCCTCCCGGAGCCCGTGCGCGTGGGGGTGTTGGCGGGCGCGCCGGCCTTGAGCCGTTGGGCGGTGGTGTGGGCGATGCGCCAGTGGCCTTACGCGCAAAAAGGCGGCAGCGTGGCCGGACGGCTTGGCCAGTCCGTCGCGGCGCGCACGGTGGCCGTGGCCACGGGATGGGTCCTGGTCGCGTGGGCTTCGGCCCTGGCTGTGCTGGCGCTGCCGCGCATCCGCACCGATGCCGCGCTCGCCTCTTGGATCGCCTTTGCCTTCCTGGCCCCGGCAGCGGTGTGGGGGACCTATCGCGGCGTGGCCCGCTTGGCTGCCGCGCGCCTTGGGGGATTGACCGGCGACGTGTACGGGGCGATCGCCGTGGCGACGGAGATGGCGGTGCTGGCGGTGGCCGTGGCGTGCTTTCGGTAGGGGAAGCAGCCGGGTGTGGCCGGGTAACGGGAAACGAAGCAGTCGAATGAGGGGGGATTGCGGGTGCGCGAACGGGTGGCCATCGTGACGGGGGGATCGAGCGGGATCGGCAAGGCCATCGCCAAGAAGCTGGCGGAAGCGGGGGCCAATGTGGTGATCACCGGCCGCAACGCGGAGCGGTTGGAAGCGGCCAAGGCGGAGATCGCGCGCGCGGGCGGCGAGGTGCTCACCGTGCCGATGGACGTGCGCGACCCGGAACGGGTGCAGCAGATGGTGACGGCGACGAAGGAAGCCTTTGGGCGCATCGATTTCCTCATCAACAACGCGGCGGGCAATTTCCTCTGCCCGGCCGAAAACCTGTCCATTAACGGCTGGAACGCCGTCATCAACATCGTGCTGAACGGCACCTGGTACTGCACCCAGGCGGTGGGCAAGGAATGGATTGCCGCGGGGCATCCCGGCGCCATCGTCAACATCGTCACCACCTATGCGTGGACGGCGGGGCCGGGGGTGATTCACTCCGCCTGCGCCAAGGCGGGCGTGCTGGCCATGACGCGCACGCTGGCGGTGGAGTGGGGCAGCAAATACGGCATTCGCGTCAACGCGGTGGCGCCCGGCCCCATCGCCGATACGGGCGGCGCCGAGCGGCTGTTGCCCGACGAGGAGGCGGTTCGCAAGACCGTGGAGAGTGTGCCGCTTGGGCGGTTGGGGCGCCCCGAGGAGGTGGCCGACGCCGTCTTGTTTCTCCTGTCGCCTGCGGCGGCCTACATCAACGGCGCGTGCCTCACCGTCGACGGCGGGCAATGGCTCAACCGGGCCCCGTTTTGAGCGAAGGACGCTGTGGGGGACGGGAGTGGGCGACGACGTGCCAGTTCGGCGGAAGCGAGCGTTCCCGGACGCCGGGCGTTCGCGCCGCCGGGCTGGCGCTTTTTTTGCTTAGGGCCGCAGGATGCGGTACCGTTTGCGCGGGCGGCCCACCTTGCCGTAGTCGTACTCGGCAACCACGCGCCCCGTCTCTTCGAGGTACTGGACGTAGCGGTGCACCGTGGGGTAGGCCAGGGCGGTGCCTTGGGTGATCTCGGCCAGGGTGACGGGATGGGCTTGCGCGCGCAGGTAGGCGAGGATCTTCTCGAGCGTGGTGGGGCAGATGCCCTTTTCCCCGGCGGGCTCGGCGGAGCGGCGGCGTTGCGCCGCAACGAGGTCGCGCATCTTGAGGTGGAGGCGGACGCGCGAGATCAGATCCGGCGCCTTGACTGGCTTGACGGCGAAGTCGGTGGCGCCCGCCTCGAGAAAGCGCGCCGCCACGTCGGTGCGTTCCTCGACGGTGAGGACGAGGATCGGGACGTCCGGGTCGAGGGCGCGCAGGCGGCGCACGGTGGAGAGCCCGTCGCCGTCGGGCATGTGGTAGTCGACAATGACGAGGTCGTGGCGGCGGGCACGGAACCGCGCCAAGCCGGCCCATCCGCTCGCCGCCGTTTCGACCTGCCAGCCGGCGAAGGTAAGAATTTCGGACAGGGTGAAGCGGACGCTTTCGTGGTCGTCGATGACGAGAATGAAGGCAGGTTCGCTGTGCACGGAAACGTTCCTCCCCGTTCACGAGGGACTTGTCCGCTTTACCGGCAAACCGGGGTCCGGCGCGCAGGGCAGCGTGAGCACCACGGTGGTTCCGCGGCCCGGCGCGCTGGCAAGGGTCACCGTGCCCCCGTGGGCAGCCACCACCTTTTTCACGAAGGGGAGGCCCAGTCCCGTGGCCTGCTTGGTGCTGAAGCCCGGCTTGTCGATC
It contains:
- a CDS encoding enoyl-CoA hydratase; amino-acid sequence: MTRFAVEREERVAIVTLDHPPANTLDTAAIAELGRVLEELEADAAVKVVVLTGAGRFFAAGADIKEFVGKTPEDGEAMARAGQKVMDRLEAFPKPVIAAINGAALGGGLELAMACHIRIAADVAKLGLPEINLGLIPGFGGTQRLPRLIGRGRATELILTGEMITGEEAFRLGLVNRVVPLERLMDEARALAERIAAKSAVTAALALEALQGVEAPLAEGLDREARLFGRAFATADSREGVQAFLEKRPPNFRDR
- a CDS encoding electron transfer flavoprotein subunit beta/FixA family protein encodes the protein MKILVCLKQTFDTEEKVVIENGKIKEDGVEFVINPYDEYAVEEAIQLRDRFGGEVTVVSIGPDRAESALRTALAMGADKAVLVNDPALDGGDEVTISKVLAAVAKRTGFDIILCGNMAVDDGSAQVGARLAELLDIPQLTTIVKLEVDGGRVCAERDVEGDIEVVETHLPVLVTCQQGLNEPRYPSLPGIMKAKKKPLERLTLADLGLDPAQVAPKTAVVEQYLPPKKQAGRILQGELADQVKELVHLLRTEAKVI
- a CDS encoding electron transfer flavoprotein subunit alpha/FixB family protein — its product is MSRTVLVLSEVRDGKLRNVTYECLAAAKRIAEGGPVVAAVFGTKAAAYAEALAQRGADRVIRVEHAALDAYTTDAYAQALIQVIEAVKPDAVLLGHTALGKDLAPRVAARLDVGLLSDCTDVAVEGGEVIFTRPIYAGKAFQKKKVLSGLLFATIRPNNIPPLEADASRQAVVETLGVVIENVRTEVKDVVRKTAQGVDLSEAKIIVSGGRGVKSAEGFKPLYELAEVLGGVVGASRGACDAGYCDYALQIGQTGKVVTPDLYIACGISGAIQHLAGMSNSKVIVAINKDPEAPIFQVADYGIVGDLFEVVPLLTQELRKVLQEV
- a CDS encoding adenosylcobinamide-GDP ribazoletransferase, whose amino-acid sequence is MGQRFWLAMQFLTRVPVPRGVAYDEAAMRAAVGYFPLVGLMLGLGYALVDAAGRWLFASPAVSSLFVVGCMLVVTGALHHDGLMDTADGLLSNKPREEMLAILRDSRVGAMGALAGSFALLAHWVLVAALPEPVRVGVLAGAPALSRWAVVWAMRQWPYAQKGGSVAGRLGQSVAARTVAVATGWVLVAWASALAVLALPRIRTDAALASWIAFAFLAPAAVWGTYRGVARLAAARLGGLTGDVYGAIAVATEMAVLAVAVACFR
- the fadH gene encoding 2,4-dienoyl-CoA reductase, whose product is MRERVAIVTGGSSGIGKAIAKKLAEAGANVVITGRNAERLEAAKAEIARAGGEVLTVPMDVRDPERVQQMVTATKEAFGRIDFLINNAAGNFLCPAENLSINGWNAVINIVLNGTWYCTQAVGKEWIAAGHPGAIVNIVTTYAWTAGPGVIHSACAKAGVLAMTRTLAVEWGSKYGIRVNAVAPGPIADTGGAERLLPDEEAVRKTVESVPLGRLGRPEEVADAVLFLLSPAAAYINGACLTVDGGQWLNRAPF
- a CDS encoding response regulator; its protein translation is MHSEPAFILVIDDHESVRFTLSEILTFAGWQVETAASGWAGLARFRARRHDLVIVDYHMPDGDGLSTVRRLRALDPDVPILVLTVEERTDVAARFLEAGATDFAVKPVKAPDLISRVRLHLKMRDLVAAQRRRSAEPAGEKGICPTTLEKILAYLRAQAHPVTLAEITQGTALAYPTVHRYVQYLEETGRVVAEYDYGKVGRPRKRYRILRP